In Arachis hypogaea cultivar Tifrunner chromosome 17, arahy.Tifrunner.gnm2.J5K5, whole genome shotgun sequence, a single window of DNA contains:
- the LOC112764128 gene encoding cysteine proteinase 15A → MARHSRWTLLLLLLSAAVVSAVIDDDDNILIRQVVEDGDEHLLNAEHHFSAFKTKFSKTYATKEEHDYRFGVFKSNLLRAKSHQELDPSAIHGVTKFSDLTPSEFRSQFLGLKPLSLPSDAHNAPILPTDNLPKDFDWRDHGAVTNVKNQGTCGSCWSFSTTGALEGAHFLATGELVSLSEQQLVDCDHECDPDLNDACDSGCNGGLMTTAFGYTKKAGGLVREEDYPYTGRDRGPCKFDKSKIAASVSNFSVVSLDEDQIAANLVKNGPLSVGINAVYMQTYIGGVSCPFICGKHLDHGVLLVGYGAGGYAPIRFKEKPYWIIKNSWGENWGENGYYKICRGHNMCGVDSMVSTVTAIHTSSH, encoded by the exons ATGGCTCGCCACTCACGCTGGACTCTCCTCCTGCTCCTCCTCTCTGCTGCCGTCGTGTCGGCGGTGATTGACGATGACGATAACATTCTGATCCGTCAAGTGGTGGAGGATGGCGATGAGCACTTGCTGAACGCGGAGCACCACTTCTCCGCCTTCAAGACCAAGTTCAGCAAGACGTACGCCACAAAAGAGGAGCACGACTATCGGTTTGGCGTGTTCAAGAGCAACTTGCTCCGAGCAAAGTCGCATCAGGAGCTGGACCCCTCCGCCATACACGGCGTCACAAAGTTCTCCGATCTCACTCCGTCAGAGTTCCGCAGCCAGTTCCTTGGCCTTAAACCTCTTAGCCTTCCCTCTGATGCTCACAACGCACCAATCCTCCCTACCGACAATCTCCCTAAAGACTTCGACTGGCGCGACCATGGAGCCGTCACTAACGTCAAGAACCAG GGCACGTGTGGGTCGTGTTGGTCCTTTAGCACCACAGGAGCGTTGGAAGGAGCTCATTTTCTGGCAACGGGTGAGCTAGTGAGCCTTAGTGAGCAACAGCTTGTGGATTGCGATCACGAG TGTGATCCAGACCTAAATGATGCATGTGACTCGGGCTGCAATGGGGGGTTGATGACCACTGCATTTGGGTACACAAAGAAGGCTGGTGGACTAGTGCGAGAAGAGGACTATCCTTACACTGGAAGAGATCGTGGCCCTTGCAAATTTGACAAGAGCAAAATTGCTGCTTCTGTGTCCAATTTCAGTGTGGTTTCCCTAGATGAAGACCAAATTGCAGCAAACCTGGTGAAGAATGGTCCTCTTTCAG TTGGTATCAATGCAGTTTATATGCAGACATATATAGGAGGAGTCTCATGCCCATTCATCTGTGGCAAGCACTTGGATCATGGGGTTCTTCTAGTGGGCTATGGTGCTGGTGGTTATGCTCCCATTCGCTTTAAGGAAAAGCCTTATTGGATTATAAAGAACTCATGGGGTGAAAACTGGGGAGAGAATGGATATTACAAGATCTGCAGAGGTCACAATATGTGTGGGGTGGATTCCATGGTCTCAACTGTTACTGCTATTCACACATCTAGCCATTAA
- the LOC112764127 gene encoding V-type proton ATPase subunit a3, whose translation MMNEGCLPTMDLLRSEPMQLVQLIIPIEAAHRSISYLGDLGLVQFKDLNADKSPFQRTYATQIKRCGEMARTLRLFKEQMTKAGVSPSMQNTRNSVIDLDHLEVKLKELEADLLENKANNEKLQHTYNELVEYKLVLEKVGEFFSLAQNIAVAQQREHDVQTTVKGSIDSPLLLEQETTAFSAKQVKLGFISGLVPREKSIPFERILFRATRGNVFMKQAVIDKPVLDPISGEKVDKNVFVVFYSGERVKSKILKICDAFGANRYPFSDDLGKQFQMIREVSGKLSELKTTIDVGLLHWNTLLQSIGHQYEQWSLLLRREKAVYHTLNMLSFNVTRKCLLAEGWCPVFATSQIQKVLQRATRDCNSQVGAIFQVLQTKESPPTYFYTNKFTSSFQEIVDAYGVAKYQEANPGVYTIITFPFLFAVMFGDWGHGICILLASLYLIIREKKYSSQKLGDIMQMAFGGRYVIAMMAIFSIYTGFIYNEFFSVPFAIFAPSAYACRDPSCRDASTTGLIKVRNTYPFGLDPVWHGTRSELPFLNSLKMKMSILLGVCQMNLGIILSYFNAKYFGSSIDVWHQFVPQMIFLNSLFGYLSLIIIVKWFTGSQADLYHVMIYMFLSPTDDLGENQLFVGQKFLQLGLLLSALVAVPWMLLPKPFLLKKQHEERHQGQSYSLLHSTDDPIESGPHSPHGHEEFEFSEVFVHQLIHTIEFVLGAVSNTASYLRLWALSLAHSELSSVFYDKVLLMAWEFNNTVILIVGVIVFICATVGVLLLMETLSAFLHALRLHWVEFQNKFYVGDGYKFAPFSFALLIDEDEL comes from the exons ATGATGAATGAAGGATGCCTTCCCACGATGGATCTGCTACGATCGGAGCCTATGCAGCTAGTTCAGTTGATCATTCCCATCGAAGCAGCTCATCGATCCATCTCTTACCTCGGTGATCTCGGTCTCGTTCAATTCAAAGAT CTAAATGCAGATAAAAGCCCGTTCCAACGGACATATGCTACTCAG ATTAAAAGGTGCGGGGAAATGGCTCGCACGCTACGGTTATTTAAGGAACAAATGACAAAGGCGGGTGTATCTCCCTCGATGCAGAATACCAgaaatagtgttattgatctgGATCATTTGGAG GTTAAACTTAAAGAACTTGAAGCTGATCTGCTTGAGAATAAGGCAAATAATGAGAAGTTGCAACACACCTACAACGAGCTGGTAGAATATAAGCTTGTTTTGGAGAAG GTTGGTGAATTTTTCTCTTTAGCACAAAACATTGCTGTAGCTCAGCAGAGGGAGCATGATGTCCAAACAACTGTTAAAGGGTCGATTGACAGCCCATTATTACTAGAACAA GAGACAACAGCGTTTTCGGCTAAGCAGGTTAAGCTGGGTTTTATCAGTGGTCTTGTTCCGAGAGAAAAATCAATTCCTTTTGAAAGAATCTTGTTTCGTGCTACAAGGGGGAATGTATTTATGAAGCAAGCCGTGATTGATAAACCTGTGCTCGATCCAATATCAGGAGAGAAG GTTGATAAAAATGTATTTGTTGTATTTTATTCTGGGGAGAGAGTTAAAAGTAAAATTCTGAAAATATGTGATGCTTTTGGAGCAAATCGCTATCCTTTCTCAGATGACCTGGGGAAACAATTTCAGATGATAAGAGAG GTGTCAGGGAAACTTTCAGAGTTGAAGACTACCATCGATGTAGGATTGCTTCATTGGAACACTTTACTCCAGTCTATTGGACATCAGTATGAGCAGTGGAGCCTTCTG TTGAGGAGGGAAAAAGCCGTTTATCACACCCTAAATATGCTTAGCTTTAATGTGACGAGAAAATGTCTCCTTGCAGAAGGTTGGTGTCCTGTTTTTGCGACAAGTCAG ATTCAGAAAGTATTGCAGCGGGCAACTAGGGATTGTAACTCCCAGGTTGGAGCCATATTTCAGGTTCTCCAGACAAAGGAATCACCGCCGACTTATTTTTACACAAAcaaatttacttcttcttttcaAGAAATTGTAGATGCTTATGG AGTTGCCAAGTACCAGGAGGCAAATCCAGGTGTATACACAATCATCACCTTTCCGTTCCTTTTCGCTGTCATGTTTGGTGACTGGGGCCATGGCATATGCATATTGCTGGCTTCTTTGTACCTCATAATCAGAGAGAAAAAGTATTCAAGTCAG AAACTTGGAGACATCATGCAAATGGCATTTGGCGGACGCTATGTCATTGCGATGATGGCAATCTTCTCAATCTACACTGGCTTCATATACAATGAATTCTTCTCTGTTCCGTTTGCTATATTTGCACCATCTGCCTATGCATGCCGTGATCCATCATGCAG GGATGCTTCTACAACAGGTTTAATAAAAGTGCGAAACACCTACCCATTTGGTCTGGATCCTGTATGGCATGGCACTCGGAGTGAACTTCCATTTCTTAACTCTTTGAAGATGAAAATGTCTATTTTACTGGGAGTATGCCAGATGAATCTTGGAATCATATTGAGTTATTTTAATGCAAAATACTTTGGAAGCAGCATAGATGTTTG GCACCAATTTGTTCCCCAGATGATATTCTTAAATAGTCTATTCGGCTACCTTTCGCTCATCATAATTGTTAAATGGTTTACTGGATCACAGGCTGACTTATATCATGTGATGATATACATGTTCTTAAGTCCAACTGATGATTTGGGTGAAAACCAGCTCTTTGTTGGCCAGAAGTTTCTTCAA CTTGGATTATTATTGTCAGCACTTGTAGCTGTACCATGGATGTTATTACCAAAGCCCTTTCTTCTGAAGAAACAACACGAAGAA AGGCATCAAGGTCAATCTTACTCTCTGCTCCACAGTACGGATGATCCTATTGAATCAGGGCCACATAGCCCTCACGGCCATGaggagtttgagttcagtgaagTTTTCGTGCACCAACTTATACATACAATAGAATTTGTGCTTGGTGCTGTGTCTAATACAGCTTCATATCTACGTCTATGGGCCCTCAG TCTGGCTCATTCAGAGTTGTCGAGTGTCTTCTATGACAAAGTTCTACTTATGGCCTGGGA GTTTAATAATACCGTTATTCTTATTGTTGGCGTTATTGTTTTCATATGTGCAACTGTTGGTGTATTACTGCTTATGGAAACTCTAAGCGCTTTCTTGCATGCTTTGAGACTTCACTGGGTAGAGTTTCAGAATAAATTTTATGTGGGAGATGGTTACAAGTTTGCCCCATTTTCATTTGCGTTACTTATTGATGAGGATGAACTGTAG